Proteins encoded together in one Amblyomma americanum isolate KBUSLIRL-KWMA chromosome 1, ASM5285725v1, whole genome shotgun sequence window:
- the LOC144104760 gene encoding uncharacterized protein LOC144104760, which translates to MNRMAAVVPAILRARNSSQARDPTHRPPFAALTSVLCCQWPASIGPCVLPAFGCVIPPDPFMLKTKSCMEVVQATKLRVIFTRDLEQAGKLVNGQWYSLSKASFFSKTKTIFLDSWAMYLGTCGQDNAGQHASASSKKKHETVNKY; encoded by the exons atgaatcgcatggccg ctgtggtgccggcgattctccgagctcggaactcttcccaggcacgggatcctacccacagacctcccttcgccgcactgacgagtgttctttg ttgccagtggccagcatctattgggccatgcgtgcttcctgccttcggctgtgtcatccctcctgatccgttcatg ctaaagaccaagagttgcatggaagttgtgcaagccaccaagttgcgtgtgatttttaccagggacctggagcaggctgggaaattagtgaatggccagtggtattcactcagtaaggcaagctttttct ccaagacaaaaaccatttttcttgactcatgggcgatgtatctaggaacctgcggccaggacaacgctggacagcatgcatcagcaagctcgaaaaaaaagcacgaaacagtaaataaatattga
- the LOC144126417 gene encoding uncharacterized protein LOC144126417, which translates to MMMFLKDQVDIGSTFSNSHVQDGETAESVLESIYSETEDGAEPPEDGAFSPLVPSRSTSPEPHTPNGSSQASTAARTLAAPRSCTGKKTKERSRWQDDIEKVDALITEDKDQAR; encoded by the exons ATGATGATGTTTCTAAAAGATCAGGTGGATATTGGCAG caCCTTCTCAAACAGCCATGTGCAGGACGGTGAAACTGCAGAGTCGGTCCTGGAATCGATCTACAGTGAAACAGAAG ATGGAGCAGAACCTCCAGAAGATGGTGCTTTCTCTCCACTTGTGCCCTCAAGAAGTACCAGCCCAGAGCCACACACACCAAACGGGAGCTCTCAAGCCAGCACCGCTGCAAGAACCCTGGCAGCCCCTCGGTCTTGCACaggaaagaaaacgaaagagagGTCTCGGTGGCAGGACGACATTGAAAAAGTTGACGCCTTGATAACTGAGGACAAGGACCAAGC CCGGTAG